Genomic segment of Myxococcus stipitatus:
GCGTTCGCCATCTACCTGCTGGAGCTGTTCGTGGCCTTCGTGCAGGCGTACGTGTTCACGCTCCTGTCGGCGCTGTTCATCGGCATGGCGGTGGCCACCGGTCACCACCACGATGACCACGGCCACGCCGAGGGCGGCCACAGCCACGACCACGGCAAGGCGCACGCCTAGGCCCACGACGAATTGACGGGGCGCGGTCCGTACCGGCGCCCCGGTTGAGTACCTGGCGATTCGAAAGGTCGCCAGAGGTAGTCCTGAAGGGCATCACGACCCCCCCACAAGCGGGTCCTTCGCTACGAAAAGAGAAGCACCGCCATGACCAACCTCGCTCTTGCCTTCCTCGCCGCCGGCCTCGGTGCCGGTCTCTCCATCATCGGCGCCGCCCTCGGCATCGGTAAGCTCGCCGCCGCCGCCATGGACGCGACGGGCCGTCAGCCTGCCGCCGGTGGCGACATCCGCACCACGATGATCATCGCCGCGGCCCTCATCGAAGGCGCCACGCTGTTCGCGCTGGTCGTCTGCGTGCTTCTGGCCGTCAAGGCGTAACGCCTTTCCGTAGGAAGCCTGGAGCGCGCCGGTCCTTGCCTCGTGCAGGTGTCGGCGCCTCCTGGTGGTAGAACCCGAGACTTTCCGCCGTCTGACTCCCTCACGCCGGACACGCCGCCATGTTCCTGCCCTCCGTCCTCGCCGCCAGCAACCTCGTGAGCGTCCAGCCGGGCCTCATCTTCTGGACCCTCGTCACCTTCGTCATCGTCTTCTTCGTCCTGAAGTCGAAGGCGTGGGGCCCCATCCTCCAGCTCGTCGAGGAGCGTGAGAAGCAGATTTCGGCCGCCGTGGAGAGCGCCAAGCGTGAGCGCGCCGAGGCCGAGAAGCTGCTGGCCGACCAGAAGACGGCCATCGCGGAGGCCCGCCGTCAGGCCGCCGACGAGACGCGCCGCAACCAGCAGGAGATGGAGAAGTTCCGCGAGGAGCTGATGGCCAAGAGCCGCAAGGAGGCCGAGGAGCTCAAGCTCAGCGCGCGTCGTGAAATCGACGAGCAGAAGGCCAAGGCCATCGCCGAGGTTCGCGCCATGGCCGTCGACCTGGCTATGGAGGCGGCGGGCAAGCTCATCAACGAGCGCATGGACGACAGCAAGCACCGCGCGCTGGCCGAGCAGTTCGTGCAGAGCCTTCCGCTGAGCGGCGCCAACACCGGCGCGCGTCGGTCGGCCTAGCTTTTTGGGGAAGCGCGCCCCACGGCGCGTTTGTTCCAGGGAATCACCATGGGTCTATCCATCGGAATCGTCGGGCTGCCCAACGTGGGCAAGTCCACCCTGTTCAACGCGCTGTCGGCCGCGGGCGCGCAGGCGGCCAACTACCCCTTCTGCACCATCGAGCCCAACGTGGGCGTGGTGCCCGTGCCGGATGAGCGGCTGGACAAGCTGTCCGCGCTCATCAAGCCGCTGAAGAAGGTCCCCACGTCGCTGGAGTTCGTGGACATCGCGGGCCTGGTGCGCGGCGCCTCCAAGGGCGAGGGCCTGGGCAACCAGTTCCTGGGCAACATCCGCCAGGTGGACGCGGTGCTGCACGTGCTGCGCTGCTTCGAGGACGACAACGTCACCCACGTCGAGGGCGGGGTGAATCCGGTGAGGGACCGGGACGTGGTCGACACGGAGCTGTGCCTCAAGGACC
This window contains:
- a CDS encoding ATP synthase F0 subunit C, producing the protein MTNLALAFLAAGLGAGLSIIGAALGIGKLAAAAMDATGRQPAAGGDIRTTMIIAAALIEGATLFALVVCVLLAVKA
- the atpF gene encoding F0F1 ATP synthase subunit B yields the protein MFLPSVLAASNLVSVQPGLIFWTLVTFVIVFFVLKSKAWGPILQLVEEREKQISAAVESAKRERAEAEKLLADQKTAIAEARRQAADETRRNQQEMEKFREELMAKSRKEAEELKLSARREIDEQKAKAIAEVRAMAVDLAMEAAGKLINERMDDSKHRALAEQFVQSLPLSGANTGARRSA